The genomic window GCGTGTTCATCTGGTCCGGCGTACTGGCATCCGGTCGCGGCACAGTGCCCCCAAGGCGCGGCCGGGCGGACCCGGCAAGGAGATCGCTCTACGTACTACCGACTCGTACGTAATCCGGATGGTTGTACGCGATGGGTACGACACCTTGAACCGGTTTGCGCGGGGGCGGCGGATCCAGGGAAGAGGGGTGGCGCGCGGGCGGCGGGATCAGGCGGCCGGCCGGGTGCGGAACCACTCGACCGTCCGCTCCAGCCCCACCCGCAGCGGCACCGGCGCGAGGCCGGGGAAGAGGGAGCGCAGCAGGGCGTCGTCGGCCACCGAGTCACGCACGTCACCGGCCCGGGGCCCGGAGTGCGTCACCTCCAGCGGTCGCCCGAGGACGGCGGCGAGCTCGTCGACCAGCTCCAGCAGGGTGGTCCGGGTGCCGAGGGCGACGTTGACCGGCGCCGGATGGACCACCCGGCGCACCACCGCCTCGGTGAACACCCGCGCCACCGTGCCGACATAGGTGAAGTCGCGGCTCTGGCGGCCGTCGCCGTGCACGGTCAGCGGCCGGCCGGCCAGTGCGGCGGCCACGAAGGACGGGACCACCGCGGCGTACGCGTGCCCGGCCGGCTGCAGCGGACCGAAGACGTTGAACAGCCGCAGCGGCAGCACGTCCAGCCCGTAGCAGTGGTGGTAGGCCGCCAGGTAGCCCTCGGCGGCCAGCTTGCTCACCGCGTAGGGGCTCAGCGGCTCGGCCCGCATGGTCTCGCGCTTGGGCAGTTCGCGGTTGGCCCCGTAGACCGAGGACGAGGAGGCCGCCGCGACGTAGAGGCCGCCGGCCCGCCGGGCCGCCTCCAGCACCTGCAGGGTGCCGGTGGTGTTGACCTCGTGGCTGGCCAGCGGGTCGGCCACCGAGCGCGGCACCGAGGGCAGCGCGGCCAGGTGGACCACCGCGTCGGCCCCGGCGAAGGCCGCGTCGAGCAGGCCGGGATCGAGGATCGAGCCGTCGTACAGCGTGGCGTCGCAGCCGGCCAGGTCGGCCTTGGCGCCGCCGGTGAGGTCGTCGACCACCCGGACCTCGGTGACCTCGGGACGCTCCAGCAGCGCCGCCACCAGGTTGGCGCCGATGAAACCGGCTCCGCCGGTGACGACCACGCGCATCGCGGGGCCTCCTCCCGGAAGTACGAGGGCTCGTCGGTCCGGGCCGGGGGCGGCCGGGACGCGGAGCCGATCGTAGCCGACCGGACACGGTCCGTGTAGACCCCGTCGGCGGATGAGAGCGGACTCATAGCCTCCGCCGGCCGTCGGCCCGCGGAGGCGTCCGGTGGGCCGGCGGACCGCCGTGCGGGCTCAGAGCTTGCGCTGCCGGTAGGTCTCCTCCGCGGCCTCCACCACCGCGGCCAGGTCGCCGCCGGCCGAGGCGGTCAGCACGGCCACCACCGCGCCCTCCACGAACGGGGCGTCGGCGAACCGCACCGGGAACGGCAGACCGTGCTCGTCGGCGGCCGCCAGCACCGCGGCCACCGTCTGGACGGCCGAGGGCAGGTCGGCCAGCACCGCCACGCCGTGGCCCTGGTCCACCCGCCGGGCCGCCGCCGCGATCAGCAGCGCGCTGCTGCCCAGGCCGTCGCCCGGCTGTCCGCCGGTCGCCGCGACGGGGGCCGGGTCATCGGTCCCCGACATCGCGCGGGCCAGGTCGGCGGTGTCCTGCGCCAGCTCCCCGCTGTGCGAGACCAGCACGACGCCGACCCGGCCCAGCGCGGCCGAGCGGAGCGGGGCCTGGCTCGGCACCCGGGCGGCCGAGGGCGCCTCCCCGATCGGGATGACGTCCGCCCCGTTCCCGCCCCGCGGGCTGATCTGCCCCATCGGCTGCTCCCAGCTCTCCCGGCCTCTCCCGCCGCCCGCGTGCGGGGGCCGCGCCCGACCGGCGCCGGCCGTGCCCACTCTCGCAAACGCGGCTCGCCGCCCGGGCCCCGCCGCGCCGGTCGGGCCCGGCCCGGGCAGGATCCGCCGATAGCACGATCGCTGCCCGTGCGGGGCCCGCTCCCGCCGATGCCCGCCGCCGGGGGTGGAGTTCGTGCACAGGCCGCCCCGGCCGGGTCGTCGGCCGTTACGCTGACCCCCCTGAAGGACGTTCGGGAGGAGCACGACCAGTGACAACCGAGACCGCCGGGGCCGGCCAGAGCGCCCAGGGCACGGAGAGCGTGCCCGCGGCGCGCAAGCCCAAGTTGGACACCACCGGCGCGGAGTGGCTCTCCGCGAAGCAGGAGGACGGCTCTCCGGGTGACGTGCAGATCGCCTTCGTCGACGGCTACATCGCCATGCGCGACGGGCGCTTTCCCGACGGCCCGGTGCTGGTCTTCACGCCGGAGGAGTGGCGGGCCTTCGTGCTCGGCGCCCAGGACGGCGAGTTCGACCTGACCTGAGCCGCGGAGTTCCGGCCCGAGGGCCGTCGGTCCACCGACCGGCGGCCCTTCGCGTGTCCGGGCCCGGGGGTATCGGCGGGCGCCGCAGGCGGCGCGCACAACAGGCAGGCGCCGTGCCGACCGCCCCCACGCGGTCGTGCACGGCGCCTGCTGTACGACCCGGTTCGCGAAACCGGGTTTCCCTCCCGAGGTTCCCCGGGGCCGGCCCGAGTGGACCGGTCCCGTCGCCGGGAGGCTGGCGGCGGGACCCTGAGGGTCCAGGCCGCCGGTGCCCGGGATCCGAACGCCCCCACGCGTCGGTGTCCCGAGCGCGGTTCACGAGCGCGACGAAGTCGGGGAACCCGTGAACCAGGCTTTGGGTGAAAGAGTGACAGACTCGGGCAAACTCACTAGCGCAACAGCCGCAGTCGCCGCACGACGGTGTGCCAACGGAGGATGGGCGCACACGAATGCGCCACAGCAGGCCACCCCCACGTGGACGGACCACAGCAGCTGCCGTACATCCGCGACCGTAGCCCGGACGGTTGCTCAGCGTCAACATTCGTCTCGGAGCGTGGAGCTCGCGCACGTGTGAACGTCTGGCAAACGCGCCTCGGCGCCGCCCCGTGCGGTCGCGCGCCCCCGGGCACGTACGATGGCGACATGTCATTTCTCCGCCGCCGCTCCGGCACCCCCGCGGGCCCGGACTTCGACGTCCTCGCGATGGACCCGGGCGACTGGCCAGGCCTCTTCGGCGCCGCGGTGATGACCGGCCCGGACGGCTCCTGCCAGGGGATCTTCCTGCGCTACGACCTGTTCGGCGGTCGCGGCCCGGCGATGTTCATCGGCAACCTGCCCGAGGGCTCGCCCGCGCGCGACACCGCGGACGGCGTCCCGTTCGAGGTCAGACAACTGCTGGCGGCGCTGGAGCTGGACGAGCCGGTCGAGTTCGTCTCGGCCGAGGACTTCCCGGTGATGCTCGGCGACGACCTGCTGATCGTGAAGAAGGTCAAGGTCTCCGAGGAGCGGGTGTTCTGCGCCCAGTTCGACCGGAGCGACCAGGTGCAGGTCACCATCGCCTCCTGGGACCGGCCGATCGCGGACGACCTCTACCAGCTGCTCAAGCCGCTGCCGGCGGACCTCTTCCAGCAGGGCTGACCGACCGGCGCGTTCGGATGCGCCGGCGCGACGAGCGTTGCGTCAGGTGTTCGACCATTGCTTGACGTGCTCGATCAACACTTCGTACAGTCACGGCATGCCGTCCCGCCGCCCGCTGCTGACCAGGCGCAGCTATCTGGACCTGCGGCGGACCGCCAGCGCGATCTGTCGCTAGGAAGCGTCGGCCTCAGGGCCTGTTCGGCGGAGCCTGCCGGACAGGCCCTGAGGCCGTGTCTCGCCATTTCCCGCCGGGCGCGCGACGCCGGGCATCCCTCCCCGGCCCTCGGCCGGGGGACCCCCACGGACGCACCGGAGGCAGCAGCGCCATGACCACCCGTTCCGAACGCCCGCCAGTCGATCAGTCATCGGTCGAGCACCCGTCAGCGGCCGGGCAGCGGGCCGAGGTTGCCGAGGCGCTGGCCGGACTGCCCCGGGTGGTCGACCTGCTGGCCGCCCGCGCCGAGGAGCACGACCGTGACGCGACCTTCCCCTACCAGGGCGTCGAGGCGGTGCACGAGGCCGGCCTGCTCACCCTGACGGTCGGTCAGCGCTTCGGCGGACCGGGCGGCACGCTCGCCGACACCGTCCAGGTGCTGGCCGAACTCGGCCGCGGCGACGCCTCGGTGGCCCTGGTCACCGCCTGCACCCTGCTGCTCCACGCCGAGCAGACGCGTGCCGCGTACTGGCCGGCCGCCGCCTACCGCCGGCTGCTGACCGAGTCCCGCCGCGGACCCGCGCTGGTGAACACGTTGGAGGTGGAGCCGGGCCGGACCGCGCCGCTGACCGCCCGGCGCAACGGCACGGGCTGGCTGCTGACCGGCCGGTGGAGCGGCTGCACCGGCGCCGAGGCGCTGGCCTGGCTGGTGGTGCGGGCCGAGACCGACGAGCCGCACCCGCGCGGTGGACTCTTCCTGGTCCGGGGCGAGAGCCCGGGAGTCGAGGTCGATCCGGTCTGGGACCAGCTGGGTCTGCGGGCCAGTGCGGGGCACGACGTGGTCCTGACCGAGGTCGAGGTGCCGGCCGAGGCGGCTCTCGGGCTGCGGCCGGTGCCGGGCGACCCGGGCGCGGCGGGGACCGGGGCCGATCCGGTGGCCGCGGCGGCCACCGCCTGGCGGGACCTGGCGCTGGCGGCGGTGCAGCTGGGCATCGGCCGGGCGGCCCGGGACTGGTTGGTGCGCTTCCTCAACCAGCGCACTCCGGCCAATCTGGCCGAGCCGCTGGGGACCCTGCCGCGCTACCAGGCGGCGCTCGGCGAGGTGGAGAGCGCGCTGATCGGGGCGCAGGAGCTGGTGGCGGGCCTGGCGGCGCGGATCGACGCGGGGGAGACCGGGGCCCTGGAGCGCACCGGCCCGGCCCAACTGGTGGTCACCCGCGCGGTGGTGGACGCGGTGCAGCGGGCGGTGGCGCTCACCGGCAGCCCGGGGCTGAGCCGGCGCCACCCGCTGGAGCGCTACCTGCGCGACGCGCTCAGCGCCCGGCAGCACGGGCGCTGCGAGGAGACGATGCTGGCGCAGACGGGGCGGGCCGCCCTGGCCCGGGCCGGCCGCTCGCGCGGGGTCTGACCGGCCGTCGGACGACGGCCCGGCCCCGGCCGACCGGGGCCGGCCGAATCCCGTCGTCCCGACCGCCCCATGCGCACCGGCCCCACCGGTGGAACCGGCAGCACCGCCAGGAGCTGCAGCACCGGCAGCACCGGTTCTGCCCGTCCCACTCAGCGCGTCCCCACCGCGGCCCGCACCGCGCGGCGGGCGAGGGCCGCGTCGTCGTAGAGCCGACGGATCATCAGCCGCTGCTCCTCGCCCGCCCCCGGCACGTCGTAGATCCGCAGCTCGCGCATCAGCACCAGCACCAGGTTGACCAGGAAGGCGTCCCGCGCCACCGTGCCGCCGAGCTGGGCGAGCTGGGCGATCTGCCGCCGCGCCGCGGTGTCCCCGGAGAGCACGCTCCACAGCACCGCCAGGTCGTAGCCGGGCAGGTACCAGCCGGCCTGCTCCCAGTCGAGCAGCACCGGGCCCGAGGGCGCCAGCATGATGTTGCTGAGCAGCGCGTCGCCGTGGCACAGCTGCCAGCCGGTGTGCGCCAGGCCGTGCAGCAGTTGCCGCAGGTCGCCGGCGTCGCGGTCGGTCAGCTGGCCCACCGAGTGGTAGCGGCCGATCTCGAAGTGGTAGTCGAGCGGCTGCTGGAAGACGTCGGTGGGCGGGCGCCAGAGGTTCAGCGCGCGGACCGAGCCGAGCACGGCCCGCACCTCGCCCGGCGTCGGGGCGTTGGCCGGGTGGCGCTCGACGGCGGCCGGGCGGCCCGGGATCCGTTCCATCACCAGCACGCAGCGGTCGTGGTCGGCCGCCACCAGCCGCGGCATCCGCACCGGCGGCCGGTGCCGGACGAAGGCGCGGTAGATCGCCACCTCACGACGGAACCGCTCCACCAGCAGAGCCCGCTGGTCGCCCTGCACCGCCTGCGGGGAGAGGCACTTGGCGACCACGGCGGTGCGGCCGATCAGCCCGGTGATCAGGATGTGCGCCCCGTCCTCGCGCAGCACCTGACGCGCCGAGAAGGCGGGACATATCCGCGTGATGTGGGCGAGCGCGGCCCGCACGGCCGGGGTGGCGAGCGCGGCGGTGTCGACCCGCTCGACCAGGGGGGCGGCCGGCTGGGGTGCGCGGGGGCGCAGCAGGCGCTCGCCGGCGCGCGGCAGGAACCCGGGTGCCTCGATGCGCCCGGCAGGGCGGGCGGGCAGAGCTGGCTTCGGCCCGGGCCGGCGGACCGCCACGGAGGACGGCGGCCGTTGAACGGTCCCGGTCCGGGGCGCGGTGGGGGAAGTCGCGGAGGAGTACATGAGGGGGAGGGAGTCCCTTCCTTGCCGACGGCATATGTCAGGTCAGCCAGCTGCGGCTGTCCGGCGGGGCTGGACGGCGGCGCCCTGGCGCGTCAACCGGTGCTGCTGGGCGTCACCACTCGCTGGTGCGTGCGACGGCGCACGGGGGGTGTGCTCCGGCGTACCCGGCGCGGTGGCCGCCCGGGGTGGGTGGGACCGGATGGCTGGCCGGGTCGGATGGGACGCCGGACCGGGTCCGGCCGCCTTGCCGGACCCGCGCACCCTGGGGAAATGCGCTGGTCCGCCCTGGCGGCCGGGCCCGGCGCCGACGCGCCACCCGGTCGCGCCACCCCCCTCGCCAGGCCGCCGGGGCGGTCCGTCAGCCTGTGCGCTCGGACCGGTTCGGACCGCCGAGCCCAGTGCTGCCAAGGCCCGGAAGGATCCGGAGCCCCGGGGTGGGGTTGCGCATTCATAGCTGACACCTTGAGTGCACTGGCTCACCAGTTGGCGTGCCCTGGCGAAGCCTGGCGAATGCTCGCGTGGCACATGACAGCGCATTAGGCTCGAACCAGCCGAGGAGCCTGGGGGCTTGATGTGAGCAGCGGACCCAACACCAGACTCGCCGATCTGTTCGCCCTGACCGGTTGGTCGAAGGGTGAGCTGGCCCGGCTGGTCAACCGGCGTGGTGCGGCGATGGGGCAGCAGCAGCTCTCCACCGACACCTCGCGCGTGCGGCGTTGGATCGAGCGCGGGGAGGTGCCGCGCGATCCGGTGCCGCGGGTGCTGGCCGCGGTGTTCACCGAGCGGCTCGGCCGTGTCGTCTCCATCGAGGACCTCGGTCTGGCGCGACATCGGCGATCAAGTACGGCCGGGGCGGGTGGCGCCACGGCCGAAGAGCCGGAGCGGACGGCCGAGATCCTCACCGAGTTCACGGGAATGGATCTCATGCTCAACCGACGTCAACAGGCCGATACGGCCCCGGTACTGCCGGGCCTCTCAGCAATCCCCGACTCCCTGCACCGCTGGCTCTCCGGCGAGAGCGTCAGTTACGCCGCCGACCGTCCCGGTGCCCGCCGGGTGATCACCGGGCAACTGCCCGGGAGTTCGGGCAAGCCGATCGTGGACGTCTACGAGTCGGGGCCGGCCGGCGTGGAGGAGGTCGCGGCCCTGGAGCGCTCGTTCGAGGTCTTCCGGGCCTGGGACGCCTCCCGCGGCGGCGGCCTGCAGCGCAAGGCGGTGATCGGCCAGCTCAACGAGGTGGGCGGTCTGCTGACCCACCGCCATCCGCCGGAGCTGGCGCGCAGACTGTGGCTGGTGGCGGCCAACCTGGCCGCGCTGGCCGGCTGGATGTCGCACGACATCGGCCTGGAGGTCACCGGGCAGCGCTACTTCGTGATCGCCGCGCAGGCCGCCCGGGAGGCGGGCGACCGGCCCAGGGCGGGGGAGGCGATCTCGCGCTGCGCCCGCCAATTGCTGCACTACGGCCGGGCCGACGAGGCGCTCGACCTGATGCGGATGGCCCGTTCCGGTGCCGGGCCGGACACCTCGCCGCTGACCCGGGCGATGTTCAACACGGTCGAGGCCTGGGCGCAGGCCTCACTGGGCCGCTCCCAGGAGGTGGTGCGGCTGCTCGGGGAGGCCGAGGAGCTGTACGTGCGGGGGGTGGGCGAGCCGCAGCCGAGCTGGATGCAGACCTTCAACGAGGCCGAGCTGCGCGGTATGCAGTCGCTGGTCTACCGCACCCTGGCGGAGCACGATCCGGCGGCGGCGCCGCGGGCGGTGGCCCAGGTGGCGGACGCGATCCGGCTGCGCGAGGGGCAGGGACAGGAGCGGTCCGGCATCTTCGACCTGATCTCGTACGCCGCGGTGCACTGGATCACCGGGGAGCCGGAGCAGGGCGAGCTGCAGACCCGGGCGGTGCTGGCGAGGATCGGCGACACCTCCTCGCACCGCACCTGGGACCGGCTGCGGCGGATGGACGAGCTGGCCGCGCGCTACCAGGGGCTGCCCGCGGTGGCCGAGCTGCGGGCCGAGATCAGGGCGGCGGTGCCACCGGCCCGCCGCCCTGCCGGCTGAGGCCGACCGGTTCCCACCGCTCGGCGCGGATCCCTGGTCAGGGGGTCTCGACTCAGAGGGTGTCGACGGCCGCGCTGTGGACCTGGTCCCAGGCCTCCTGGACGTAGCGCTCGCGCTCGACCAGGCTCAGGGCCGGGAAGTACTCCTTGAGCCGCTCCACCACGGTCTGCTCGGGCTCGTGGCACTCGTGCAGCAGGAACGCGGCCTTGTGAAGAATCTGGCTGTCCATGATCGGTCCTCCCTCGGTGCAGGCCCGCCCTGTGCCGACGCTGCGGCCGACAGCATATGTGCGCTCGGCGGCAACTGATCGCCGGGGGCGCCGTGACACGGTGCCCGGGGCGGCGGTACAGAGAGAGGGGAGGCACGCGCGCGGCGTGGCCCGCGGCTCAGCCCGCGGTGCGCAGCACCATGCGCAGCGAGACCACCTGGCCGTCGGGGCCGAGCACCGGGCGGCCCGAGCAGTGCACGGCGGGGCCCCGGTCGCCGGGCGCCAGCAGGTGGACCACGCCGTCCAGCGGCCGGCCGTGGACCAGGGCCGCGGTCACCATCCGGCAGAGCGCCGGGCGGTCCTGCGGCACCAGTTGGCCCGGCAGCTGGTCGAGCGTGAGGGGGCCGAGGCCGGGATCGCGGGCGAGCACCTGGTAGGCGTCCGCCTCCCAGCGCACGGTGTCGCGGAGCAGGTCCCACTCGACGGCCGCCGTGGTCGGGGCCGGGGGAGCGCTGGGCAGGTGGAGACTCATCGACGTGTCCCACGGGGGTGAGGGTGACGGGCGGTGGGATGGTGTGGGACGACTGTCGCACACCATCACCCTCCGTGTGGGGGTAATGGCAGAAACAGCGGGACTTTTCATCTGGCATATGCCGGAAGCGTCTGCCGGCCGGGGTGGGCGAGGGCGGGCCGGCCGGACCGGGGCGCCGCCGCCGGATCGGCCCGCCCTGGTGGCCCAGTGGCCGGTGGGTCGGCCGGGCTCCCGGCAAAACCACTGGTCAGGGCCGGTTCTGCCGAGGCGGGTGCGTCCAGGGCGGCCAGGCGGTAACCTACGGTGATTCCGGCGCCCGGGCGCCCGCCCAGCGTGACCATCAGACCCCCGGCGACGGAAATCCCGTTGCCACGACGACCGCCGCAACGGATGCTGACCTCATGTTCGAGCCCGTGATAGCCC from Kitasatospora sp. NBC_01250 includes these protein-coding regions:
- a CDS encoding NAD-dependent epimerase/dehydratase family protein is translated as MRVVVTGGAGFIGANLVAALLERPEVTEVRVVDDLTGGAKADLAGCDATLYDGSILDPGLLDAAFAGADAVVHLAALPSVPRSVADPLASHEVNTTGTLQVLEAARRAGGLYVAAASSSSVYGANRELPKRETMRAEPLSPYAVSKLAAEGYLAAYHHCYGLDVLPLRLFNVFGPLQPAGHAYAAVVPSFVAAALAGRPLTVHGDGRQSRDFTYVGTVARVFTEAVVRRVVHPAPVNVALGTRTTLLELVDELAAVLGRPLEVTHSGPRAGDVRDSVADDALLRSLFPGLAPVPLRVGLERTVEWFRTRPAA
- a CDS encoding PTS-dependent dihydroxyacetone kinase phosphotransferase subunit DhaM, with product MGQISPRGGNGADVIPIGEAPSAARVPSQAPLRSAALGRVGVVLVSHSGELAQDTADLARAMSGTDDPAPVAATGGQPGDGLGSSALLIAAAARRVDQGHGVAVLADLPSAVQTVAAVLAAADEHGLPFPVRFADAPFVEGAVVAVLTASAGGDLAAVVEAAEETYRQRKL
- a CDS encoding DUF397 domain-containing protein, which translates into the protein MPAARKPKLDTTGAEWLSAKQEDGSPGDVQIAFVDGYIAMRDGRFPDGPVLVFTPEEWRAFVLGAQDGEFDLT
- a CDS encoding acyl-CoA dehydrogenase family protein, coding for MTTRSERPPVDQSSVEHPSAAGQRAEVAEALAGLPRVVDLLAARAEEHDRDATFPYQGVEAVHEAGLLTLTVGQRFGGPGGTLADTVQVLAELGRGDASVALVTACTLLLHAEQTRAAYWPAAAYRRLLTESRRGPALVNTLEVEPGRTAPLTARRNGTGWLLTGRWSGCTGAEALAWLVVRAETDEPHPRGGLFLVRGESPGVEVDPVWDQLGLRASAGHDVVLTEVEVPAEAALGLRPVPGDPGAAGTGADPVAAAATAWRDLALAAVQLGIGRAARDWLVRFLNQRTPANLAEPLGTLPRYQAALGEVESALIGAQELVAGLAARIDAGETGALERTGPAQLVVTRAVVDAVQRAVALTGSPGLSRRHPLERYLRDALSARQHGRCEETMLAQTGRAALARAGRSRGV
- a CDS encoding phosphotransferase; this encodes MYSSATSPTAPRTGTVQRPPSSVAVRRPGPKPALPARPAGRIEAPGFLPRAGERLLRPRAPQPAAPLVERVDTAALATPAVRAALAHITRICPAFSARQVLREDGAHILITGLIGRTAVVAKCLSPQAVQGDQRALLVERFRREVAIYRAFVRHRPPVRMPRLVAADHDRCVLVMERIPGRPAAVERHPANAPTPGEVRAVLGSVRALNLWRPPTDVFQQPLDYHFEIGRYHSVGQLTDRDAGDLRQLLHGLAHTGWQLCHGDALLSNIMLAPSGPVLLDWEQAGWYLPGYDLAVLWSVLSGDTAARRQIAQLAQLGGTVARDAFLVNLVLVLMRELRIYDVPGAGEEQRLMIRRLYDDAALARRAVRAAVGTR
- a CDS encoding DNA-binding protein NsdB yields the protein MSSGPNTRLADLFALTGWSKGELARLVNRRGAAMGQQQLSTDTSRVRRWIERGEVPRDPVPRVLAAVFTERLGRVVSIEDLGLARHRRSSTAGAGGATAEEPERTAEILTEFTGMDLMLNRRQQADTAPVLPGLSAIPDSLHRWLSGESVSYAADRPGARRVITGQLPGSSGKPIVDVYESGPAGVEEVAALERSFEVFRAWDASRGGGLQRKAVIGQLNEVGGLLTHRHPPELARRLWLVAANLAALAGWMSHDIGLEVTGQRYFVIAAQAAREAGDRPRAGEAISRCARQLLHYGRADEALDLMRMARSGAGPDTSPLTRAMFNTVEAWAQASLGRSQEVVRLLGEAEELYVRGVGEPQPSWMQTFNEAELRGMQSLVYRTLAEHDPAAAPRAVAQVADAIRLREGQGQERSGIFDLISYAAVHWITGEPEQGELQTRAVLARIGDTSSHRTWDRLRRMDELAARYQGLPAVAELRAEIRAAVPPARRPAG